The following are encoded together in the Xiphophorus hellerii strain 12219 chromosome 3, Xiphophorus_hellerii-4.1, whole genome shotgun sequence genome:
- the utp11 gene encoding putative U3 small nucleolar RNA-associated protein 11: MSSFRKALKSQQRNHHERSQPGFRKTVGLLEKKKDYKLRAEDYHKKQNTLAALRKKALEKNPDEFYFKMISSKLEDGVHVKKKTEEEVTEEQKNVMRTQDMRYVEMKRVAEAKKIERLKGELHLLDAENKQKNKHTFFVDSNKEVETFNLASHLGTHPKLVDRVYNRPTLQTLETKSIKGSVKPNIINKLAKQRKHQYKILSQRIDREKKMFVISQKIQSRKDLQDKNKKVKVKKETPDRAAIYKFESKRKR, encoded by the exons ATGTCTTCATTTAGAAAAGCGCTGAAGTCCCAACAGAGGAACCACCATGAGAGATCTCAG CCTGGTTTTAGGAAAACTGTGGGTTTGttggagaagaagaaagactACAAACTACGAGCAGA AGATTatcacaagaaacaaaacactctCGCTGCTCTGCGAAAGAAAGCTCTGGAGAAAAACCCAGATGAGTTTTACTTCAAAATGATCAGCTCCAAACTGGAG GATGGAGTTCatgtgaagaagaaaactgaGGAGGAAGTGACGGAGGAGCAGAAGAACGTAATGAGGACGCAGGACATGAGATATGTGGAGATGAAACGGGTTGCAGAGGCAAAG aaaatagaaAGACTGAAAGGAGAGCTTCATCTTCTGGATGCagagaacaaacagaagaacaaacacactttttttgttgattCCAACAAGGAAG TGGAAACATTTAACCTGGCCAGCCACCTCGGTACTCATCCAAAGCTGGTGGATCGAGTGTACAACAGACCAACTCTGCAAACATTGGAGACCAAAAGCATCAAAGGATCTGTGAAACCAAATATTATTAAC AAACTGGCCAAGCAGAGGAAACATCAGTATAAAATCCTCTCTCAAAGGATtgacagagagaagaaaatgtttgtcatCAGCCAGAAAATCCAGTCCCGTAAAGACCTACAG gataaaaacaagaaagtgaAGGTGAAAAAGGAGACACCTGACAGAGCAGCCATTTACAAGTTTGAGTCCAAGAGGAAACGCTAA